AACACTCACACCAAATTGTCTCTGACTATCATCTTGATCTAAGATGTTGTAAACTTCAGCAATATCAGGTAGAGgcttcttcatgatgatttgaCCCCTGATGATAGAGTAAGACTCGTTTAAACAAGCCAAAAACTTAATGAGTCGTCCTCTATCAACCTTCGCTTGAAAATTGTGTTTGCTCACACAGTTGAAAGAACGACAACACAAACATGATTCAGTAGGTTCACTGCCGTCAAGTTGATCCCATAGAGTTTTCAAAGCAGTGTAATAGCTTGACAAATCCATGGAACCCTGACGCAGATCTTGAATCTGCTGAATCAAATGAAAGGTTCTCGGCAAGTTTGTCATATGAAATCTATTGTGCAGATCTTTCCATATAATAGTAGCATCATCAAAGTTCAAAATACTACCATAGATCTGCTTAGAAACAGCATTCAACATCCACGATTTGACCATACTGTTGCATCTAGACCAGATTCGAAAGATAGGATTACCTTCATCCGGACGAGGTAGAGAACCATCGATGAAAGCGAGTTTGTTCTTTGCATCAAGAGCAATCTTTATCGCAGAGCACCAGTGGTTGTAGTTCGTACCATCGAGACGATCTACAACGAGAGAGAGGCCAGGATGATCAGCGCTGTGAAGAAAAAACGGTGAGTGTGGGCTATCCACAGTATCGATCTCAGAACCGGAAGTGATCGGAACACCCAGAGTTGGATCTGCCAGAATCGAAGAGAAAGAGCTCATCGgagcttttgattttgaagcAGAACTCCCAGCACCGGTGGATTTACCCTGACGACGAGTACTTTTCCGGATCGGAACTCCCATATCGACACAAACGAGCACACAACAAATCACCAACAATAAAACGATCagagtaaaaagaaaacaaaatctgagcTAAGCgtatagctctgataccatattagttAAGTGGAACGAACAGAATCGATGAAGATGGtagagaaaagaggaagaagatgagaatggAAATGATGATTTCTGTTATTCACAATTAATGTATGATACAGAGATTATATACAAGTAAAGTCTATCCGGTACAAACCGGTTATTTACATAACCCATATTAAACCATTGTATATCTAATATCTACCATTCTTGAGCCAGAACACTTTTTCATTCTGATTGTCTCTTTTGCAGAAACCAAACCACGTATTTTCTCTGTAACTCGTTTTACCTATGTTTGTTTGCTCTTGTTTTCTAGATTCATACTCCTGAAACGTGCATGGAAAGCTCCTTCACCTTCTCCTTTATTATCTAAGAAGAATTTCTTCTCATGGGCCTCCAAAGATCCAACCAACTCAGCATAGGTAACAGTTTTGAAATCCTTAGCTTCTTCTGTAAGTGAGGATTTTATGCCTCTAGTATTGGTGTCGGGCAATTTATAGACTGGGAAGCGTCTGTGAGGATGTTGATAAATGCTAACAATGTGACAGTCATTTAACTCCACAATTACCAAAGCAAGAACAAATGGTTTCAATGCTTGAAATGATTCGAAGGCAGGTTATGCagcagagagaaagaggaaagcAAATAATCTCAGTCACGTAAAGTTTCTCTTTATGGTAGTAAGATTTTGGCTTAATGGTGTAAGATTTGGACTGGTACACATGGATAATTTGATGTTGATATTTTATGCACAGAAcctagttcttcttcttcttagtggTGTGtgttttaaagaattttcttcAGTCAAAGATAATATTTCCGTTTAAGAATTGTGGCATGTTTGTTCAATCTccatcaaaaacccagaaaatattctTTATCCAAATACattcaaacaaattcaaaataataaatagaaaacaacGAATCGGGTATATTTGGATCCAAACGGAATTAAACCATATTGTAAGTATTCAAAATAATACAACAAACGGAACCAAACCAATTTCGTTCAATACTTAACACataagtttacaaaaaaacattaaagataaaaaaaaaatgaaaatacgCATGGATAATTTCTTCACCATTTCACTTTTAGCCAGCCACAAGTTATCTCTTCCTAGAACTGCATGAAACACTTTTTTTATTCATTGAATTCTTTCTTCCTATTAAAAACCTTCTCTCCCACCTAAGGCCTGGTCGACTGATCTTCTGGATACCGCATCCTTATCTTCGTAATGATAGGCAAATCCACCATGACTTGTTATATCAATACCAGCCAGCTCTTCCTCCGTAGATATCCTGAGAAGATTGAATCTATGAAGTCCATAAAACAAGGGAACAATTGTTAACGTCACCCACGAGAAGATGACAATGATTTCAACGATCTGTGCTGATAGTAGCTTCCATCCTCCGCCCATCAGCAGTCCGTACGGCCTACTGCCATCGCCCGAATAAACCTCGTTCACAAACTTCTTGGTAGCGAATAATCCGGTGAAGAGTAAGCCCCATGCGCCACAACCACCATGCAGCTGCGCAGCATTAAGAGGGTCGTCAAATTTAAGTTTCTTAGCTAGCTTATCAAGTCCAATCTTGACCAACGCAGCGACAACGCCACACACAATACTAGCCCAAGGATCGACAACAGCGCAGCCTGAGGTGATTGCAACCAGCCCAGTGAGTAGTCCTGAACAAGCGTCAGTGACCTTCCAGTGAGATCCTAAGAAACGTTTAGTGAATAATGTGGTTAATGCCGCTGTGCACCCAGCCAGCGTTGTGGTCACTGCGGTTCGTCCGATGGCACTCCACTGACCATAGTAAGGAAACTGCTGCTCGTAGCTTTGCAAGATAGTTAAGAATGACCCTGCATTATAACCATGCCAACCAAACCATACCAGGAAGGTACCTAACACTACAAGGGGAACATCATGACTATGTACAGTAGAAGCCCTTCTTGATCCATCGAACATTCCGACTCTTGGTCCTTCTATGAAAGATCCCCAAAGACCCGCTATCCCGCCGACCATATGAACCACTCCGGATCCAGCAAAGTCGATTGCACCCGAGCTAAACAAGAGGCTGTTGTGATCTCGTGTTGCACTAGCCCAACCGTTGCTTGACCAAAACCAATGGGAAACTGTGGGATAGACAAAACCAGTTAAATAAAACGAGTACATTAAGTAGGCAATAAACTGTGTACGTTCCGCCATAGAGCCGCTTGTG
The Camelina sativa cultivar DH55 chromosome 15, Cs, whole genome shotgun sequence DNA segment above includes these coding regions:
- the LOC104747269 gene encoding ammonium transporter 1 member 2-like is translated as MASETCSILSSSFHSINMTDASTFLCSKFSEIALAINTSYLLFSAYFSFTMQIGFALLTAGSIRSKNITNVMLTNIMDACIGAISYFIFGFAIAFGPTDGFIGDHHNFFALNSFPDSSGYDFSFFLFQWTFAITPSGITSGSMAERTQFIAYLMYSFYLTGFVYPTVSHWFWSSNGWASATRDHNSLLFSSGAIDFAGSGVVHMVGGIAGLWGSFIEGPRVGMFDGSRRASTVHSHDVPLVVLGTFLVWFGWHGYNAGSFLTILQSYEQQFPYYGQWSAIGRTAVTTTLAGCTAALTTLFTKRFLGSHWKVTDACSGLLTGLVAITSGCAVVDPWASIVCGVVAALVKIGLDKLAKKLKFDDPLNAAQLHGGCGAWGLLFTGLFATKKFVNEVYSGDGSRPYGLLMGGGWKLLSAQIVEIIVIFSWVTLTIVPLFYGLHRFNLLRISTEEELAGIDITSHGGFAYHYEDKDAVSRRSVDQALGGREGF